Proteins found in one Apostichopus japonicus isolate 1M-3 chromosome 16, ASM3797524v1, whole genome shotgun sequence genomic segment:
- the LOC139983773 gene encoding LOW QUALITY PROTEIN: uncharacterized protein (The sequence of the model RefSeq protein was modified relative to this genomic sequence to represent the inferred CDS: substituted 23 bases at 23 genomic stop codons) — MILTTTITIKPTTSSPPSPSISLSTPSSTSSSTPSSTSSSTPSSTPSSTPLQSSSSSSSSSSSSSSSSSSSXSSSSXSXSSSSXXSXXXXSSSSSSSSXSXXSXXSXXXXXXXSSSSSSSSSSSSSSSSSSSSSSSSSSSSSSSSSSSSSSSSSSSSSSSSSSSSSSSSSSSSPTXLPLPPSPSTLTSSSLSPSWSSPSSSXSSSSPSPSSSYDSTIIMIINITIITIITIATINIIAITTSQSS, encoded by the exons ATGATactcaccaccaccatcactaTAAAACCAAcaacatcatcaccaccatcaccatcaatATCACTATCGacaccatcatcaacatcatcatcaacaccatcatcaacatcatcatcaacaccatcatcaacaccatcatcaacaccattgcaatcgtcgtcgtcgtcgtcgtcgtcgtcgtcgtcgtcgtcgtcgtcgtcgtcgtcctcatgatcatcatcatcatgatcatgatcatcatcatcatgatgatcatgatgatgatgatcatcatcatcatcatcatcatcatgatcatgatgatcatgatgatcatgatgatgatgatgatgatgatcatcatcatcatcatcatcatcatcatcatcatcatcatcatcatcatcatcatcatcatcatcatcatcatcatcatcatcatcatcatcatcatcatcatcatcatcatcatcatcatcatcatcatcatcatcatcatcatcatcctcatcatcctcatcatcatcatcatcatcaccaacatAACTACCACTACCACCATCACCGTcaacattaacatcatcatcattatcaccatcttggtcatcaccatcatcatcatgatcatcatca TCAccgtcaccatcatcatcatatgaTTCCACgatcattatgattattaacatcaccatcatcaccatcatcaccatcgccACCATCAACATTATCGCCATCACAACATCACAATCATCAtga